A segment of the Lepeophtheirus salmonis unplaced genomic scaffold, UVic_Lsal_1.4 unplaced_contig_7570_pilon, whole genome shotgun sequence genome:
TAGAAATGagaattttctatatttcaaatatcactaGATTTTTTGACGAATTTGACGAAATAATTCtgttatattaattgtattgtACAAAAGTAGGGTACAAACTATAGGTTATatattagagggagatgttatcaaagaatgaacaaaaaaaaaaaccgcacACGCGCAATATAAATGTTGTTTTCTAACCTCTAAACTGTTATTTACTTTTTGCTCAGATTTACAAATAACCATTCTTGACTGTTGGGAAACCATTTGACCGTCATTACAAACCGTTTATCCGTTGATACTTTTCAATTATGATATAGAGTCGTTACCTTGTATTAGATTTTCCCAACTCCCTCTCTTTACCTAGAGAGCTTTTTGACTGACGTGCTTCCACATTTGTTgcaaatttttgatgataaataatttgacgTTATCACTGAgcgttatattattttataaaaaaggtatgtcatattttgtagataaaaatatatagaaacctATAAATTATTTCTCTAGAATAGCTCTACTTAGTCTCAGACTTAACAAAGCGCAGAGGGCCTTCCACCTTCTGAAAATCTCCAAATGTCATATAGTAGAATCTAAAAACATATACAAGTTAGTTTCCCAAATCCCACTTTTAAAAGCGACGAAAAGACCTTGCATTAAAAAGTGGATTCTTGAATATATCTTCCCTTATCTCCGAATCCCTTTGCCTCAGGATTTGTCTAGGATTTTACTCCTACAAGAAATTTTGCatctaattaaatgttttataatataagcttcctgtaattaatatcttttaaagatGCACTTAAGACAAAGCGTCTAACAATTTGttctaaattacaaattatgatttttgcaTTGATCAAAAGGATTTCTAGTACAtgcccaataaaaaaaatggaaatatggcTTCTCACATTCTGATAATGCATTATTTACAGATAAATTTATTCGATTCAAGCTAGCTCCCTACTGGAAGAGgctgcaatattataatatacaccCTTTCGTTCAATATTCATCATCGCTTGTGTTGTGttagttcttatttaggacttaaGACTGTAATCCCATCCATTTCAGTCCTGATCCAGCCAAGTTAtctcctgcatatcagtccttaaaaaatataaaggtaattccttgattcttctttttataatcagttctattactgACAGTCTCAAGGatcgatatttttaataataattccagaATTCTTATAGAATCGATTCTAAGACTAGAGGGGActggacaaaataaataaggactaacacagcATTAATCATTGCTATTATTTCCCTTTTCAGCAGGACCAACTTAAATACTGATATGAAACATAATCCAACAAAACTTCGAATGGTATTGCAGGGTTGAGTCCTTGCAGAGACTGGCGAATTGACCTTTACttaagtccatattttgaagacttgatcTCAGAATCAAAGACTCGCAATTTGACTTGAGTTCGATAGCTAAGACACACGAATCGACAGGTACTCGAAattcaaagattaaaatatttcaaggctAGGACTAAATTTGTAAATGTGAACAAAGACATGAGACTCCACTTGGACTTTCAGTCTAACGACTTTTTACTCACCTCTTAGTATTTGTCAGTATATGTAGGTAGAAAGTTTCTACAAAATAAGTCCACTAGATAATCATGAAAAGAAAACTAAGTATTAAATTGACATTTATAAAAGAGCAACATTAACTGAAATTCAATGTTATATATCCAAGGAAGCTATGACTCTACGTATCTTCTGATTTAAGCAACAAACTAGACTGTAAAaacatactataaaaaaataatattcaaaaacgtaaaataaataagttttaaatcgGAAGTAGAAAAGTTAAGGAaacatttatcataaattaaaaaattacgatttttttttcccatttattGTCAAATAGTTTGTAgcataatagtttatttataattttaaatattgttaaaaatactttCCAAAAGTaatcatacaataaaatattatgaaatttatatgttgacaaaatatttgttcCTCCAGATATGCCAAATGGATTAGAGGGGTGATATTACGAtataagctaaaaaaataattaatatagttaatcattaaattattttatttgaatatgatattACCAGTAGTTACGCCAGTTCCAGTGCCCACGTCTGtcgttttaaaaattaaacttactaTTAAAAGTTatcttattgatatttaatactCTACCTTTGCAACTATTAAGATCGCATATTCCATAACCGTTGTATTCTCCATTAGAATATAATGAAGTGGCACACCACATGGTACTTCCATAGTCCACATTGGTACATTCTTCGTATGTCTTACCAAGATATTTGAAGGGAAATATACAGGAAGCCCCGTTTACGGTATTACAAGCTGAAAATTGTAATGATTAAAGGATATATAGTGTTAATCAAAGTATATgatgattatttgaaaaatgaaagggCATGGGCAGACTAATTTAACATTAATAGGTGTAAGAAGGTGTGCAGATATCTTTAGTATGGTAAACAAAGAACCAAGTAGGAGGATAAGCAAGGCTTATCCTACTACATGGTAAATGGTAATTTACACTTTACGTGTTGTTTGTTTTATCAAGAAAAGTGAATTCGTTTTCCAGCTACAAAATTCACAGCATTTACATCACTAGATACAACACTATCTTCATGTGATTCTGtgtaattaataatacttaaaagttgttgttttttggtttttttgtaaatagcctGTCAAATAATCATTTAAGTAATCAAAAGTAATTGGATGAAGGGCAAGTTGGATCACACTAGTTCGTAGAACAACCAAAAATCCAAAGTCAAAAAGTGTCTAAAAAGTaactaaaaatatgtcaaataaagaaacacaaaaataaaaacagaaaaaaataatattcgaattgattgtaaaaaatttacagtgctatgttcacttttttttttgtttaatttttaaagtggtatttttgaatagaaaaattacTGTTTTATTATCCCAACgctctaatatataataaaagtatatcgacgtcatttttttttccttcttgagTCATAGATCATTCTTCTAATTTCCATACTTTCAGTTCTTAgtccattaattttattaaactacaTTTTTAGATGTTATTTTCCTGGAAATAAGGATATTTAACGATATCCCCGGAaagtaatatagtttttattaaacattttggtcCATAACAattgttaagaaaaaagttatattaaaaaatgtgagaAATACTAATCTTTTCTTGAAATCTctagttttatattataaatataggaaatacagtaaatacccttttttaaactgatatatgtattaatatataataaaagaaaaaattactcttagagaaaataaaaaagacagcCTATATTTTGGATATCTATCTAGAGTCCCATgtacaattatgaaaaatgtgCGTATTTTGGCATGTTTAAAATAAGAAACGAAAATTGATATGGTAACCCAGAccattggaataatattttggatggATTACAGGTCTGCAACAAAGcgtcaaggttactctccgtcttttatgaacacatacgaatgttcaatcaggttttaaatataattgaatgtagtggGAAAGGAAGATCgctatacataatttaaaaaataacgaacaacagtgaaaaaaaagaaaaatcatttttcagactaccaatttaaaaaacaaacaaaaaaacggtgtagctaaaaaatacaaacaattaacATCCCTATCCATCCGTGAATTAAGGAACATGTACAATTGTTTAATCATTCATTTCTCTTTTTTGATTGTCTATTTTGTTCGGATCTCTTTAGACATATTACTTTGCATAGaacaaatgataaaatgacgcctttagaataaaaatgtcctatctggtcaaattttaaaaattgagttttcattccatttcatttatttatgtacagcTTATTTTGGACAATATGTctatacagtttttttattactctaatAATTAGTGTGTCTTTTATCTATATAGTAATCTCTCATCTGACAAATCATTTATCGAGTTGttataactagtgttgtgtgtTTCCTCGTTAGGACTAATTACTGAAGTCTCTTCGAGTTCAGTTTCCGTCTGGACCACTTCAATCAAGCATTTCAATGCTAAAAACTAATAAACTGCGGTCCTTGATTACTTCATTccactttatttttaagaactgaCAGTCCcaaggaccagtcctaagactgggctgaactggaccgaataaatacaGACAAACATCACACTAGTTATTTCATAAACTTTTAAAGGTGggagatttatattttatacaagcaAAATACCTCTATTtgtgattattaaaaaaatgtattacctttttttgaagaacttttAACTGTTGTTTTAATGGCAGAATCTATAAATAACACATTTTGCAATGAATtagtttatgaaatttaattcaattcccttTTACCTTCACAGTTATTGGCGCAAGTTCCATAGCCTTGGGCATCACCATTCGAAAATAAGGATGTTGCACACCACAATGTATTCCCATAGTCAACATTTGTGCACTTTACATATCTAACCCCATTGTAATTGAATGGAAATATGCAGTTATCACCGTTCGTTGTGGTACATTGGcctaacataaaaaacaaagataagtttgtagaaatgaatacataaattattttttaatagaatgaaaATGTCACCGTTTAGACCACTCAAATTTAGAAACAATAACgcagataataaaaaaatgtgatgaaGAGGATATCCCATTATTctgttttcaatatttgataCTGTTAGATATTGATTATTCCCAAGTGTTTTATAGTGTTGGATTTTTACGTAGGTATCTCCTTCGTTACTTTAAAGCTGGGCTCACTGATGTGCAGagattcaaattataataaacgccggtatgttttaaaaaaactaactattaACGTGGTCGctcttacaatttgaagaatgtttgggagaagagcagcttagctgtcatgatgttttattaaattagctgcgagcagctatgaAACAAAGAAAGTTAACACAGACAACATTCTGTACCAAGTAATTATATAGGCAAGAATTAAACCATTGTTGATCATCAATTTGACTCCGGCTCTAACACTCCATAACAAATCCTAAGACTTACTCATCGttcgtctttcacgcactagtatttattttatacgcTTTGTTCACCgatcaaaaataatagaataatgatgacagctttagaaaataataaattattctgaggtagcaattacaaaaagagcgcGATCTctaaatttcgtattttttttaatccttgatGATAAACAAAACCACGCATACGCATGTATTCTCTCTCTTTGTcgctatatatattatagatgtgAAAAAGAACGAATTGCCGGCAAGCGTATATTGATAACCTGCAAAACATTTATgcttttaataatcatttatctCTATTTTGAACATTCAAGCGTATAAGTGGACAAAGAGgactatttataaatgatagaGATGTCATTCAGCAAATATATCGTATATTTAacttactatattttatataagattcTTTTCAGGTGTGTTTTTGATGTATATCAGGATTTTCAGCTTTTTTGATCTCTACATAGAGTATAATTATAGATCTGAAAATTGTCAGAACATTcgcaaaaatacattattaaaaaagtataagttaGTAACCTGTAAAATACTAGTCCTCTTACTAATTATTTCTCCTTATTATGAAAATTCTAACGTAATAGCAAACAAGGAGCCTTGAAGTTTTTATATCCATCTCTATCAGCAGATAAGTCCTTTGTCAAAGTCAACAacatatcattttctttttgatttacattcAGAACGATTtgaaacaattttcacattctTAATTATATTCCTTCGTCAATCCATATAAAATGTGAGATTCGCTGTCCTGTTATTGTGAGTCATTAcgataaataatacttaattatgatatatgtgTAATTATAGCTTTGATACTTGTTGACAGTATTTTAAGCTCtctgtttaataaatatagtattaataaCTTACTATCCATTATCTTCTAAATTAGAGTGTCCTTCAAACTTGATTGACCCTTATGAAATATAAGCTTTTATGTACACTAAAGGCCCAATCGGTCACAAAAGAagccataatttatttattttgaccagCGGGGATAGTGAAAGCCTATAAAAGTCGACTATTTAGTggttatagaatataaaaattataattcaaagtaAAAGTGATGTATTCAAGAtacgaatattaatttttttttaatgtttttaattgcaAAGACAacattaacataattaaataaaccccaattgtaaataaaatacttgtatatgtgtcacacaaaaaaaaaaaaattaactaaaaatcgcTTCTCTGGTGGAAAGATAAAGATATTGAATTCAATACAATAGTCGATTTGTAATAAAAGCTAtgcttaaaatatcaatatttggtTTGGGAAGGTAGCTTGTGTTGTAAGGAGAGAGTCTCATTTCGAGGAAGAGGTAGtctttatttagtatccaggcttatatttttgtttaaaattcagtGGAGAGTAATTATATCCTTAATAACACGTCTATGATACAAAGTGATGAGGCtaattcttttgattttgcattgacAGTTGTCGTTACCTACCAATGAAGGGAAAGATGCCACAAAACTAGCCTGCATCTTTTCTAAGGACATAATAAGGTAGTTTcttgaaggattccagatctcagattcgtcaattttatttttttctcttggccAGCAAGGTTTatctattattcaatttaatagtagaactataaaaacgaaaattattGAACTCAATCATTCATTTGcaacattaaaatctgaaggacataaaatttaaaaagttttacaatGAACAAAGGGTCACAAGTTTTGAAACCTTTTTTACTTATTCCCAAGTTTATATTGCCCGTCCTTATAATGTAGTGTATATGCCCCTTAAATCTTAGATTACGAGAGATGTAAATTCCTAAGTCTAAGTAATCATCTACTACTTTAAAACTTGGGAAGATGAACCCTTTTTGAGAGAAAGGAAGCAGCACagatatttaacatttatggGCATTCTCCAAGTAACACTCCAGTTAATAAATTTGCTATAGACATTACCGGCTAAGTTTAAATCAGAACAGATTAAACAATCTTTAAAGGATATTGTTATCATAGACACCTGCCAGAAacgtcatcaaaaattcatattatgtaaatttaaattaagaataatttcaaaatattcacgTTCATTAAAGACTCTGActatattaatagtaaaaatgattaattgtaTAGGACACAAAACAGATGATTAACAAAGAACAGGTAGAACGGGGGATGACAGGACCGATTTAAGTTCAACATGAAGAACCTGGGGCGTTGCCATCTTTCTTCATTTGGAGGAGCTAACCACAAAAATTATCGGGaccgttatataattacttatatagaTAGGTTTCTATTATATAGTCCTAGCAGAGGGTACCCACGTTGCAGGAATGAATAGAgtgaaatataaacaaagaatgaaggtagaagaaaggGAAAGAGAGTGAAATATTGAAAGCAACATATGAAAAAGAAAGTTTGATTTATGTCAATAAGCAAGGTAAAAGAATACAAGTCAAAAACGGGAAAAGGCGAAAATATCACAAGACAAAAGGGTAACAAGGCGAATACGTACAAGGCGGACACGTTCAAGGCGAAACTGTTTAAGGCCAAGTCTCTGGATATGGGGATTCCAGAACACTGCATATGACCTATTTCCATTTTAagaatgaatcaaaaaattactataatattaactataatCAAATCTTCAATGAGAGTTTTCGCAAAATCCTTTAGATAGTGCGCCTTAAGACTTTCCTAGGAGAGTACCCATGAGATAAACTACTATTCTGAAAATCTTCGTCAAGATATGAATCGCTGTAGTAACATAAAAATCTTATCAAAAGTCCATGTAAAAGTAACAAATGCTtaacatttttcatcaaaaaaatgcaatttaaaaatatgaagaaccattcttttatttaaaaagacaaacaTCGTTcgtttagtattatttaaaaaatattattaaaaaaaggcgatccaaaaaatatatttttgtaaaaagaacaGGAtcaagtaatgttttttttttaaatatcaagaaaatgatggaaaaaaatactaatatcaaatattctgccaaaaattaaatgtttcccCCTAAAAATCCAATTCCCTTACGCCAATAGTCATTAGACACATTTTGAGTAGGGTTGGATAAAATATACCCTAAACGTGTGAGAGATTTTTTTCTAAGTTGGTAATCTacgctttatttttatattatacaaaactgttattattattaaaatagcttGGACattgatcaaattaattaaaaactccgATAAAAAACCTTAAGAAAACATAAAGTACTTATACGTCAAATGTGTCTATATGTCGTTGCagtatgtcaaaaatatatgcTAAAATATTTCTCACACAAACCTGTTgtaccattatttatttgaatttgttattaGATATGATTTTAAACTCCTACTTCTACCGAACTTGACCCTTGTATAAAATGATGTCCTAGATATATTATTAGAGAtatgaacattttaaattataaagttgtcttcatacaaattatttatgccTAGTTTACATGTAGCAAATCTTAGATTTTGACTTAGGTTCCTTGTAATCTTAGAGTAAAATACAAGTACGGGCCAGCATTTTAATATACTTGTTACGTCATTAAATGGGCCTTCTTACTTTTGTCAACTTATAAAAGTCGTGAGTGTCACTTATTTATCATCCACCACCTTGATAAAAAGTTGCAGTAGTGCTTACTTTTCTTAGTTTGTACGTTTTGTTactcaatattttcataaaataaaaacaacagacCTACATATATTCGAGAAAATTGtatcttctacaaaaaaaatccattttcactcattataataatttaaattaatagcaAAAGACCTATACTCCCTCGAAAATCTTGACGTTGAATGTGATGAAGAGCATCATTTGGATCGTTTTATATTTCGGTCAAATTTTCAAGTGCATGGCAAAAGAATTAGTTTCCgaagtaaatgataatattcaaaaatatatcaaaataacttgtattatatgaaaactaaaaagtaaaaaaggattcaaaaatgGAATAGTGGGgattaaaatgatgatttatttttatcagagTTAATGttctatttttgttaaatacgaaaaatcatttttttttttcgtcatgtGGTAAATAATTAAGGTTggtacaaaaatgtaaatatttgaatacatacattcaacttatcatcaatttttcataacgaacaaacatgtaaaaaaactaGGCTAATAAACTTTGCAGTGGTTTCAGTCTAGCACTGGTATTGGTCTTGGGTTTTTCTTCACTAGTGCTATATTTCACACAAATATGTCTTCTAATAAAtctgatgtatttaaatttttcgcaTTTTGGTTTTCCGgtattaatttctttctttatgatCCCAGTCTGAAAAGTAGGAACTTATTTATAGGGATTGAAATaacgttaaataattttttaaataccgtTGGACTTGAACCTAGTGTTATTTGTCCATTAGCTTGTCCTGTGACGTCAAACTGGTTAAGAAATGTGATCGTTAAATAATGCATGATTATAACGTATGTAAATCTAGTTAAATTGATACTTACATCAATGGGAGAGCTGATGACAAGGCTAAGGATGGCACAAATAAggatgacaaaaaatatatatgctttaACCATGACAGTATCTATATGAATACCTTTAAATGTGTGTCATGCTAAGCTGATATCTTTTATAGAAAAGTATTACCTTGGGGATTTCCATTTTCcaagaaaccgaaaatttaTTTCAGAGGTAAATtcatagtaaatattttgttttagagCCTCATGCAAGAAAACCCCAATACTATGTATTAgcattaacaataaaataattcaattttacgTAATGAAGCTATACACATGTATTAATTATTCTCAATATGCTCGTAAccttttatgatttaaaatatattattccataTTGGCACCGCAATCTTATTTCatcatttctataattatttatgtacctaGCAGCAAtagcttaataaaatatatactggaTGCGTCATGCGTTTTCTAAATTTGCATTTAAAGCTTTAAGTTATTATACATATTGCGACTTACTAGCTGGaaacgaaaaaaatcaaaagagaaaaaatcccGTAATTTACCCTACactaagttataaaaatgtgtGGTTATATTACAGGCAGTATGTATATTtaggaattatataaaatacctaGGTAATGTATATAATGCCTGATGGTCTCAggcaaactatataataaaatatttttttcatactcttCCTAGGTATTCTATGTTATActtaggtattatatataatgcccACTGACcgtttaagtaaaatattaaatgttgacaAGATGGGGTTAGAAAACTGTATTATGAATGaggcatttgaaataataaaccttaaaaaatatttattattattcagaaaaaaactgAGTCTGAAAATGGAAAAGCTGGAATGGGACTAAGttacttataacttataaggaTGTAAAGCAGATTCACACCCGATTTACCTAGGTTGGCCATATCAAAACCTCAATTTGTGCAGTAAAGCCCCCTTCTGTTATCTTCGAATATATTTAGATCTTAAGGTTTGgggcaaatattattatattttaaagcaatCCCCAcctttttccaatttaaatgCTTTAGTTCATTCCTGCTCGATGAGTATGAAATCCAAATATGTTGTTGATTATACCAAATAAGTTAACACGAACAAAGCACAAGTACCTATGCACTAAACTtgactttttattgttatttacagTATGTATTTTactgtataataaatataaaatgatataataacaattaaactaattaaaaagtaataaatttgcgaatgtaaaaaatttcatggaTATAAGAGATtacattattatgtaattataatttaaagcatGATACTTTGCATTTCGCAACATTTATAGCTTATTATCACGCAACCcttgatatttcaaaattatcatggatcatgagatgtgtttaggtgttggtaatgacttcctatttttttattttctgtgccACGAAAAACCGTTACCCTCCTTCCGGTCAAAGTTCCAGCGTTCCGGAAGTACTTCCAAatgagatcaaattaaaaaaaaaatcttattacagTTAAGgcataacaaaaagaaaaactcattttataaattttttgaacttgtttgtaatttttttgactttattatgaaGTCGGtttgtaagtaaaaactcatgaaataattattaactgcacaaaaatataaataaataattatggattttttatttattcagctgtttatataattaaattttttcatgaacacaatACAGATgttcaaaaacatatatagtttttaaatcggtaaa
Coding sequences within it:
- the LOC121131503 gene encoding 72 kDa type IV collagenase, whose protein sequence is MGYPLHHIFLLSALLFLNLSGLNGQCTTTNGDNCIFPFNYNGVRYVKCTNVDYGNTLWCATSLFSNGDAQGYGTCANNCEDSAIKTTVKSSSKKACNTVNGASCIFPFKYLGKTYEECTNVDYGSTMWCATSLYSNGEYNGYGICDLNSCKDVGTGTGVTTAYIVISPL